The Nocardia arthritidis genome has a window encoding:
- a CDS encoding phosphotransferase enzyme family protein, giving the protein MDREEYDWLERILAQPIAERAAAPAGFRNRTELITLTDGARVVLQRYRSRVDAERRVRVMLALLDPAALRGIAIPRVRHFDLDADPAWIVFDALPGVPVSVSDEMDSSSVESARMMGELLARFRRLRPAGLGIDDLWADPRRLVARAKNWVTQLDPALTDAERAALDRLLHTVPDLFANRKIRLAHGDFAPDNMLTDGAALTGLLDFESVRLADRLLDPAWWAWSVGLAGPRIDDPAWPEFLVSAGIDPAEPELPQRVHALQVLRVLELLTARADLDPAVLDSTRKRLSRSLTG; this is encoded by the coding sequence GTGGATCGCGAGGAGTATGACTGGCTGGAGCGGATACTTGCCCAGCCCATCGCCGAACGGGCCGCCGCGCCAGCGGGATTCCGGAATCGGACCGAACTCATCACCCTCACCGACGGTGCGCGCGTTGTGCTGCAACGCTATCGGAGCCGGGTGGATGCCGAACGCAGAGTCCGGGTGATGCTCGCGCTGCTGGATCCGGCCGCGCTGCGCGGTATCGCCATACCGCGGGTCCGGCACTTCGATCTCGACGCGGATCCGGCGTGGATCGTCTTCGACGCGCTGCCGGGCGTCCCGGTCTCGGTCAGCGATGAAATGGATTCCAGCAGTGTCGAATCCGCGCGGATGATGGGTGAACTGCTCGCCCGTTTCCGGCGGCTGCGCCCGGCCGGTCTCGGCATCGACGATCTGTGGGCCGATCCACGCAGGCTGGTGGCCCGGGCGAAAAATTGGGTGACACAACTGGATCCGGCGCTCACCGACGCCGAGCGGGCGGCGCTCGATCGGCTGCTGCACACCGTGCCCGACCTGTTCGCGAACCGCAAGATTCGACTGGCACACGGCGATTTCGCGCCGGACAACATGCTGACCGACGGCGCCGCGCTCACCGGCCTACTCGATTTCGAATCGGTGCGGCTGGCCGATCGACTACTCGACCCGGCCTGGTGGGCCTGGTCGGTCGGCCTCGCGGGCCCGCGTATCGACGACCCGGCCTGGCCGGAATTCTTGGTGAGCGCCGGTATCGATCCCGCGGAACCCGAACTACCGCAACGTGTTCACGCGCTACAGGTGCTGCGCGTGCTCGAATTGCTCACCGCGCGCGCCGATCTGGATCCCGCAGTGCTGGACAGCACGCGAAAGCGCCTGTCCCGATCGCTGACCGGCTGA